ATCAAAGCATTAGCAATACATGGCCGTACCCGCGCGCAATTGTACAAAGGTCAGGCTGACTGGTCGATGATCCGTGACATCAAACGCAATCCGCGCATTCAGATTCCAATTTTTGGAAACGGTGATGTGGATTCGGTGGAGAAAGCCGCTGCCTGGAGACAAGAATATGAAGTTGACGGCATTATGATCGGGCGTGCCGCTATCGGCTATCCATGGATCTTTAGAGAAATCAAACATTTCTTCCATACCGGTGAGCGCCTGGAGGGACCTACGATCGCCGAACGTGTCGAAGTATGTAAAACACACTTAAACAAATCCATTGAATGGAAAGGGGATAAATTAGGGATTTTTGAAATGCGGAGACATTACGCAAATTATTTCAAAGGAATTCCAAATTTCAAAGAATCCAGAATGAAACTTGTCAGCTTACAAACGCAAGACGAGATTTTGGATGTACTCCATGATATTGAACATACCTTCGAAACTGAAGTATTTTAAGATTTTTCAATAATTGAAAAAGGCGACAACCAAATTTAAGTTGTCGCCTTTTTTATGTATTGAACAAACCAGCTATTTTCTTCGAATTAATTTCATCAGCCCATTCTTTTCAAGGAAAAAAGTA
The window above is part of the Sphingobacterium sp. ML3W genome. Proteins encoded here:
- the dusB gene encoding tRNA dihydrouridine synthase DusB; amino-acid sequence: MSVKIGENIELGEFPLLLAPMEDVSDPPFRYVCKQNGVDLMYTEFISSEGLIRDAAKSVQKLDIFEYERPIGIQIFGGDIESMRQSAEICTKANPNLIDINYGCPVKKVVCKGAGSSLLQDIDKMVAMTKAVVEATHLPVTVKTRLGWDDNTKNVYEVAERLQDVGIKALAIHGRTRAQLYKGQADWSMIRDIKRNPRIQIPIFGNGDVDSVEKAAAWRQEYEVDGIMIGRAAIGYPWIFREIKHFFHTGERLEGPTIAERVEVCKTHLNKSIEWKGDKLGIFEMRRHYANYFKGIPNFKESRMKLVSLQTQDEILDVLHDIEHTFETEVF